GGAAAAAACAATATAGAGGCTGAAACATCTCTCTCCATCTTCCCCTTTTTCATGAGTGGAGGAAGTTGACGACAGAGCGGGAAGTAGTGTCGGAAACATGGAAACGACGGAGGAGGTTGACAGCGGAAGTGCGGCGGCTAGCGGAGGCACTTAATTAGATCTACTGATTTACTTGAGTTGAGTGAGAACGATGATTGCGGTGTTGTCTTCTAAGACTGAACTCGATATGTCATGATTGTTGCAGTGGCGGAACCAGGATTTATgccaagggggttcaaaaatataaagaagccATAAATGAAGAAgctaagggggttcaacgtctactatatatacataaaaaataattttcaccttgtATATATAGTGCAATTTTTTGCCGAAGGGGGTTCATCCTCTTACTAGGTCCGCCACTGGATTGTTGTCTTCTGAACCTCCGCACAGTGCTAGCTCCCTGCAGATTAGGCTTCAAAGTTGGAGGATTACTAAATGAAATTGATTTGCAATCGGTTATTATGTTATTCTTGTTAGGCCACCATGGGTACAATGAATTAGAGGAGTAATTCTTCCCACTGCTATTGTTTCATTGCACACAATAGCAGTAGATCTACCTTATCAGAGACCTGCTCAACAAATCAGAGAAAGGGAGGCGTAAATTTAGCTTTTTAGTGTTAATTCTCTGTTTGTACATTTAACAAGAAGAAacatttgtattaaatttgtttgaatattgtatgaaagttataTACAATATTGTTGCAGTTacattaaattttcaaaaacctaACATAAACTTTTTACAAATTTTATACAGTTATATACCTATTTCAGACCATTTTtctacagttttcatacacgaaaaatgtgagaattctaagtcttgagtgagatatacatatttcttacacaaaaatttgagcgaaatATTTAAGcgttgagcgagatatacagatttcatatagttttcatacacaaaattttgagcgaaaattttaagctttgagcaggatatacacatttttatacagttttcatacacgaAATTTTTAAGCTTTGAACCAAAATTTCCGTTTATGTTTGGTAAGAAATCtattggtatgttttgtaaactgaaaagcatcgccatattttgtaaatatatcctattcttatgtatatataggtcatTCTCCCATGAATTAATTACTGAATTTGTAAATTTCAATGATTAACAAATTTGCCTGATATCACGTCAAAGTTTAAGTCTTAAATAGTTTAACAAAATTTATATAGTTATAAGTtgtgaaaattgcataaaatacaaaataaaaaaataaaaatgagaacttcCATTATAGAAAGAATTCCATACAAGTTGAAgtagagggagtattaattttgGTATTGGTGCCAAATACATCTAGGAAACAATTGAAGACAGAAAACACAATCATGcaatttcatattttaaaaaatacttctATTACTTCCTTATCAAAGCCACTACACTATAAGTCTATCTTATTGAACATAATCATATTAAACTATAGTTAGGTACTTGCAATATAAATAATGAGATAATATAAGAAATATTTTATACAATACTAAAACGTTTTGCATTCTGAGTTTTAAGTAAGAATCAGAAAAGAGTAGATTCAAGTATCGTACAATGCTAACACATAACAATTAGATTTCTTTCATTAATAATGATAGTTTACATTTCAGATAACTTCAACATTTTTCGGCTCAAACAATTTTATTTAACTATACAGAACACCAGTCACTTTTCATACTATAGAATTTCTGAATGCTCTTatgtgttgctattgatgtatttTTTAAGAAgtttgtgttgaattttaaCTTCAAGgtaataattgaaaaaatttACTGAAAGAATACATAAAATGCAACATTGCAACTGCCCAGtaattttggtgaaaaaagATAGTTTAATTATCATTTATTAAAGTTATCCCATTATACAGAGGACATTTTTTATGATGTTGCAATATAAAAAGGGTGAAAGAGAGACAAGTGGAGGACCACATTATTAATGTCAAATGAAGAGGGGATCTTAGCCATTTCGAAGACTGGTCCAAAAGAAACaaacaacaatcaattcaacTTGCTGGAATTGCATCATTGCCATTTACTGGACATACCTTAATAAAAGCATACTTTTTTCTGAGCGGATTGCACTTCTTTTGGGTGACCTTTAAATTTTGCcgtctttaaattttactccTTATATttgtagtttttaaattttacccttcacttGGAAAGATGAGTGAATACCAGAGGTTACGGATTCGAGCTATATTTCgacgtaaaataaaaaaataatttcgtaaAAGCGAGTTGGGGAGAGTGTATGCGGATCCCGTACGATCATAAGGAAAAACGAAAGTTATGCCGAATCCGGCACAACTAAAAGTTTGCCACATAATGCAAAAAAATTTCTTAAGgtatagtttagttatgccttttgggacagacttttagttaagacatAACCAAAGTATGCCTCATAAGGCAGAAGTTTTCCTTAAAACATAGACTTTTCCTTAttaggcaaacttttagttatgtcttaaggaaaagttcgcTTATAGGCATCTTTTAATTTATGTCTTATAGGACACACTTTAGTTAAGGCgataactaaaagtatgtcgCTATAAGGAGAACTTTTAAGCCTGGCGTAACTAAGTTTgccttgaaaaataaaaaaaataaaataatatatgcCTCAACgcaaagtctgccggaggggacaaagcgaaattcaaactctgtcttacgattttttatttaatttttgactgagcgggagaTCGAACCAGGAACCCATaggttttaggcgaagggcaaaaattaaagaacatcaatttgagggtcaaaagttaaagaccacccaaaagaagggcaatttgCGGAATTGCCCAAAAGCATAAGCAGAACAAAATTTGAAGTTAATAAACTTTTATAGCGAACTCAAATTGATATGGTACAAATTGAGTTTACAATTtaatatttatgttttaataaaaatacatgATTTGAAAAAGCTACTACAGTCACGTGAACCCAACATTTTAAGGCTATATTCGCTCCCAAATATAAGTCCCTTCATCTTCCTATTTTTGGGCTATTGTACTACCTCAAAAAGGAGGGTGAGAAGATCGAAAGATTGGAGTAAAAGACTAGTAGTGGTAGATGTGCGTTTTTGCTTTACCTTACCGGTAGTATTACTAAAAGACTTATTTCTTCTGCTTCAATTTTCTTACCACCCTGTTGTTGCTACTGCGTATATTTTCACATATGTTGAATTTATGCTTTACTTGAGTCgtgggtctatcggaaacagtcTCTCTACCTACAAAGATAGGGATACGGTCTGTGTACACTCCACCCTCCCTAGACTCTATTTGTGAAGTCACACtggttgtgttgttgtattGCCTCCAATGGATCTAGTTTGTGGAGTGAATACATCTGAGTGAATACATCTGCACCCACTAATGAGTGTTTGGGATTTGGAAATGTACCCTactcatttttaaaatttatcataCTAAATTTTACTTTTGTTCGAAATAAAATCCTAAACTGAGTAGTTGGATGAACAAAAGTAAAATTCAGAACTCACAAACTTCACAAATCATGAATCGCCTCAGACTATCAAATTGGAAAAAATACTAGCGAGGATGTTTTTGTTGCCAACTTTTAATGAATGGCAAAGTTAAGTGAAAACTGATACTTGAGAAGCAAATTTGGATGTTTTCCTATAGAATTGGTACATATATAACTTGGAACATAGTCAATATGACACCCTGTTAATTCGTCATGCCAGCAGGTCCCTTGATTAAGTTTTGAATCTGGAAATAGCAAAACCCCCTATGCTATTGGAAAGTTTTCTACTAATCATACTTCATATACTTCTAAAGAATTTCCATATATTTCCTTCAGAACTTAAAGTTGCCTAACAAATAACTGAGTCTGCAGTTCCTAATAGAGTACAGTAGTTGGCTATCCTGCTTAATCCAGTACTGATGAACAAATGATCAAATGGTCTATTTCTCGAGTAAATTTGACAAACATAAGAGCGATTGACCTACAAAAGGAGAATATCAAGAGAGATCATATAAGGCTTTGTGATTTTAATTGACACAAGTATGTGTGTTAACTATTAGCATTTCAACAAACATTAATATTTGAACACATAATTCAAAAAGAAGTACCATGCGTCCATAGTGCTAAGAACTTCAAATGTTGCACTTGTCAAGTTTAAACTCTAAATCCAACTCTGACTATGTAACATTTCCGTTTAGGGTAGACAAACTCAACCTCGCTTTTGCAACATAGTGGACTATTTAtggtatatattatatttacagACCGGGTTGTCTCCCCAAATTGTAACTACTACAACCACAGGCCTACTCCGCTAAGAGAGAACCAAAAGCGGCAGACACAATTACAAGTACTAAATGTTAGTAAAAATGCTCtggtaaaataaataaactttacCATCAAAGACAGATTTCAAGGAGGAGAAACGAAGTCCCCAAAATCTAAAGGCGAAACTTCCAGAAAACTGTTGTCACTACTCTGGGATCGATCTTCCACTTGCTCCTCCTGCTACTCCAGAGACATTGGTGCTTTCTTCAACGAGCTGCATCTTATGCTTCTCCGACTACTTTGACACACTTTCCTCAGACATCTTTGCCGACTGCAATTAACAGCAATAGCAAGATAAACACGAAGGTCTTGAGAGTGTCTTTtgaatatcaagaaaaattgacaaaataaTTTTCCTACAAGGAATGCACTCCTTTGAAAAGGTTCTACTGAAAATAGAACCTTTCTTATATAATTTTATGTGCTTGGTTCAGACTAAGTATTGTTTGCCTTTTTGTATGTGACAGTAGTAAATAATGAGGCTGATGCATTATTAGTCATGAATAGCAAAGAGTGAAATAATTTCCAGTAGAATAATATAGACAAAGACAAAGTGATTAACTATATCTTCTGTCAAAACCCTGTTCAATTCAGTTTCTCAAACCACCACTATGTGGAGAAAGAAGGGAGGGAGAGTGTGTgtgtttggttttttttttgggggggtgggggggggggagggttcCCAAAAATAATCTAATTATGAAGAAGAATAGCCTTGAGCTAATTATCATTTTGGGGTTGATAGCCTGATTTTATTTGTTCTTGCAAACTACAGCTTCAACAGTAAGTGACAGAGACATCTATCCAAAGTGCTCTAAAAAGAGCTGCTCAAAGAAGGAAACAACTCCAATTCAATTATTAAGCACAGAGTAGAAATCTATAACTAAGAAATCACAAAGGTATGAAATCAagaacaatgataataataaaaaactATATAGCTCCATATTTTCGTCACTATTTTAATTATCCCAATGTTGCTACCAAAcccttttttggggggaaaaactAAGCTGAATTTTATCAACAGCACCAAGGTGATGCAAATGTGGAAGTGATATGTGAACAAAAAAGGCCAAGTTGACCTGATGTTTTCATCATTAAATGTTCTATTTACAAGCATGGCAAACCAGATACAATTTGATATGTCAGCAAAGTACTTTCTAATAACAGATTAATTTAGACGAACATTATGCTCAAAGTAAACCATTCTTACCTAAATGGGTACTCAACAGGCAATAGCTCAGTGCAAGAAGTCCATTTCCATCTGATTCTCATACTCTTTAACTTCCCCCGGTAATAGCTAGTAACTCGCGAGGCAATGAAGCGTGATCCAGTTCCCAacagttcttggagatatttgaGGCTTCTTCATCAGATAGCTTACTCGCAGGAATCCGATGTGAAAACAACCTAAGCTCATCCTTTCCTAACAATTTAACAGCATGAGCCCCTACCTCTCTCCTCTTGAAAATAGTCTTGAACCCATCAACTCTTTCCAGATATGCAATACTCACACCATACATGTCAGTGTAACTACTCAAAGATataacaatatcataacatTGTTTATCCTCATCTAAAGCGGTCTCTTTATACACTGCCCATATTGAACCTTTCGAGGGGTAAATCCTATACAACTCTCTTGCTGCTCTTTCACTATCAACAATGTGGGAAAACCTCTTCAAAGATTTAACCAAAGCCTGCCTAGACACCTTAAACTTCCCACAAGAAATATGAAAACCCATTCTCCCCCAATGCAGTAGTGCCTCATCACTATTACTTTGAAACTCCAACCAATTCAATCTCACCTCAAAGGGATGCACAGAAATAACCTCATCAATTAAAGCATAATCCCTTGGCattccatcatcatcataaacaGCCCATACTTGTCCTTTCTTGAAACTCCTCTCTACTCTATCCTtgtcaaaattataaaaatcaaaactttccACTGCCACTATCTCCAAATCATCCTCCCTAGGCCCTTTACCCTTCTTGCTACTTTTTGATAAAGTGCCCTTCTTGATACTTacatctcttcttctttttccatcCTCTAAACCATCTATCTTTAATGCCTCGCGCCTCATCCTCTTCTCTCTAACCCTCGCAATCGGCAACTCCTTCTCCACttcgtcttcttcttcctcttcctcttcctcttctatCAAACTCAAATTCATCTCCTCTCTTTCCTCGCTTTCCTTTTCCATTAAATTTAACCTCATTGCCTTCTCATTCTCCGCCATTATCTCCGAATCATCCTGCCTTGACCCTTTACCACCCCTCTTGCTACTTAAATCCCTTCTTCTTCCTCCATCCTTCACCCTCGCAATCAGCGAGTCCATCTCCACTTCGCCTTCCGCTTCTATCAAACTCAAATTCGTCTCCTTTCTTTCCTCACTTTCCTTTTCCATAGAATTTAACTTCATCGCCTTCTCATTCTCCGCCATTATCTCCGAATCATCCTGCGTTGACCCTTTACCGCACCTCTTGCTACTTAAATCTCTTCTTCCACCATCCCCCTTTAACGTCTCACGCTTCATCCTTTTCTCTCTCACCCTGGCAATCAGCATCTCCATCTCCccttcatcttcctcttctaCCAAACTCAAATTtgtctcctttcttttttcacaGTCCTTTTCCATTAAATTAAACGTCATCGCCTTCTCACTTTCCTCCTTCCCATTCTCTGCCATTATCTCTGAATCATCCTGCCTTAACCCTTTACTACTCATCTTGCTACTGAAATCCCTTCTTCTTCCTCCATCCCCCTTTAACGTCCCACGCCTCATCCTTTTCTCTCTCACCCTAGCAATCAGCGTCTCCATCTCCActtcatcttcctcttctaCCAAACTCAAATCCAACTCCTTTCTTTTCTCAGTTTCCTTTTCCATTGAATTAAACTTCATCGCCTTCTCATTCTCTGCCGTTATCTCTGAATCATCCTGCCTTGACCCTTTACTACGCCTCATCCTTTTCTCTCTCACCCTTGCGATCAGTGTCTCCATCTCTACATCATCTTCCTTTTCTATCAAACTCAAATCCACCTCCTTTCTTTTCTCACTTTCCTTTTCCATTAAACTGACCTTCATCGCCTTTTCATTCTCCTCCTTTTCTTCCCCCTTATCTTTTACCGGTATCTTCTCCTTattcaccttcttcttcactaaCATTTGCATCTCAGCTAATGTCATTGTGTCTTCCCCTTCACCTACATTCCTCACCTTACCCTTCTCAGTCCTTGACCTCAACCCTTTAATCAAACCATCGTCGCTCTCAACATCAGCATTTCTTGTCATTGTGTCTTCCCCTTCACCTACACTTCTCACCTTACCTTTAGTCCTTAACCTCAATCCTTTAATCAAACCATTGTCGCTCTCAACATCTCCTTTCATATCCACATTCCTTACTTTTTCCCTTTCAACCTCAGTTCCAAgaccaatttcatcaacacttCTTGTCATTTTTCCACTTGATCTCTTAGAAACCACCCCAACCCTCCCCATCTTCCTCTTCCCCCCTAAcaccctttttcttgaaaaaccgaaatttccaattttcctaGCCTTAATCCTAGCACTCACTCTTGTCCCCATCAAACCTTCATCACCCCCAACATATTCACCATcctgagccgagggtctatggGAAACAGCTTCTTtaccctcctcagaccccacttctggaattacactgggtatgttattgtcaTCGT
This portion of the Lycium ferocissimum isolate CSIRO_LF1 chromosome 1, AGI_CSIRO_Lferr_CH_V1, whole genome shotgun sequence genome encodes:
- the LOC132058157 gene encoding uncharacterized protein LOC132058157 isoform X2, whose product is MANDVPDYYKILQIERFSHINTIKKQYKKLALTLHPDKNPDTVSEDAFKVVNEAFSVLSDKIRRKEYDVKLRIAMQSALLAEGTETTSFWTKCSSCGLVHQFERKYLGHNLMCPSCKESFVAIEVEDKNDDDNNIPSVIPEVGSEEGKEAVSHRPSAQDGEYVGGDEGLMGTRVSARIKARKIGNFGFSRKRVLGGKRKMGRVGVVSKRSSGKMTRSVDEIGLGTEVEREKVRNVDMKGDVESDNGLIKGLRLRTKGKVRSVGEGEDTMTLAEMQMLVKKKVNKEKIPVKDKGEEKEENEKAMKVSLMEKESEKRKEVDLSLIEKEDDVEMETLIARVREKRMRRSKGSRQDDSEITAENEKAMKFNSMEKETEKRKELDLSLVEEEDEVEMETLIARVREKRMRRGTLKGDGGRRRDFSSKMSSKGLRQDDSEIMAENGKEESEKAMTFNLMEKDCEKRKETNLSLVEEEDEGEMEMLIARVREKRMKRETLKGDGGRRDLSSKRCGKGSTQDDSEIMAENEKAMKLNSMEKESEERKETNLSLIEAEGEVEMDSLIARVKDGGRRRDLSSKRGGKGSRQDDSEIMAENEKAMRLNLMEKESEEREEMNLSLIEEEEEEEEEDEVEKELPIARVREKRMRREALKIDGLEDGKRRRDVSIKKGTLSKSSKKGKGPREDDLEIVAVESFDFYNFDKDRVERSFKKGQVWAVYDDDGMPRDYALIDEVISVHPFEVRLNWLEFQSNSDEALLHWGRMGFHISCGKFKVSRQALVKSLKRFSHIVDSERAARELYRIYPSKGSIWAVYKETALDEDKQCYDIVISLSSYTDMYGVSIAYLERVDGFKTIFKRREVGAHAVKLLGKDELRLFSHRIPASKLSDEEASNISKNCWELDHASLPRELLAITGGS
- the LOC132058157 gene encoding uncharacterized protein LOC132058157 isoform X1, which translates into the protein MANDVPDYYKILQIERFSHINTIKKQYKKLALTLHPDKNPDTVSEDAFKVVNEAFSVLSDKIRRKEYDVKLRIAMQSALLAEGTETTSFWTKCSSCGLVHQFERKYLGHNLMCPSCKESFVAIEVEDKNDDDNNIPSVIPEVGSEEGKEAVSHRPSAQDGEYVGGDEGLMGTRVSARIKARKIGNFGFSRKRVLGGKRKMGRVGVVSKRSSGKMTRSVDEIGLGTEVEREKVRNVDMKGDVESDNGLIKGLRLRTKGKVRSVGEGEDTMTRNADVESDDGLIKGLRSRTEKGKVRNVGEGEDTMTLAEMQMLVKKKVNKEKIPVKDKGEEKEENEKAMKVSLMEKESEKRKEVDLSLIEKEDDVEMETLIARVREKRMRRSKGSRQDDSEITAENEKAMKFNSMEKETEKRKELDLSLVEEEDEVEMETLIARVREKRMRRGTLKGDGGRRRDFSSKMSSKGLRQDDSEIMAENGKEESEKAMTFNLMEKDCEKRKETNLSLVEEEDEGEMEMLIARVREKRMKRETLKGDGGRRDLSSKRCGKGSTQDDSEIMAENEKAMKLNSMEKESEERKETNLSLIEAEGEVEMDSLIARVKDGGRRRDLSSKRGGKGSRQDDSEIMAENEKAMRLNLMEKESEEREEMNLSLIEEEEEEEEEDEVEKELPIARVREKRMRREALKIDGLEDGKRRRDVSIKKGTLSKSSKKGKGPREDDLEIVAVESFDFYNFDKDRVERSFKKGQVWAVYDDDGMPRDYALIDEVISVHPFEVRLNWLEFQSNSDEALLHWGRMGFHISCGKFKVSRQALVKSLKRFSHIVDSERAARELYRIYPSKGSIWAVYKETALDEDKQCYDIVISLSSYTDMYGVSIAYLERVDGFKTIFKRREVGAHAVKLLGKDELRLFSHRIPASKLSDEEASNISKNCWELDHASLPRELLAITGGS